In Solanum lycopersicum chromosome 5, SLM_r2.1, the following are encoded in one genomic region:
- the LOC101265642 gene encoding protein OPI10 homolog, with the protein MFGVVFPNRSFPMDISTFAQIDPTHWVLDMNTFVGEAYDSIREVCIFLLNNFTLPPDKALAVYIQSPGSPFLFCGAVTLTRPSAVLSLPWPEPGGQLQLTADATPISAKIGISVEDLATLPSLDVAAGQKIERLALKVGENLFNFMQSFCGVDGSKLVVPMDILDRWFKKFQERAKRDPEYLKGFAL; encoded by the exons ATGTTTGGAGTAGTGTTCCCAAATCGAAGCTTCCCTATGGATATCTCCACCTTTGCTCAAATAGACcccacccattgggtccttgaCATGAACACCTTTGTTG GGGAAGCGTATGATTCGATTCGTGAAGTCTGCATATTCCTCCTCAACAACTTCACGCTGCCACCAGACAAGGCCCTCGCTGTGTATATCCAATCCCCTGGCTCACCTTTCCTCTTTTGTGGTGCAGTCACACTGACTCGACCCTCTGCTGTGCTGTCGCTTCCTTGGCCAGAGCCCGGTGGGCAACTGCAGCTCACTGCTGATGCAACTCCAATCTCTGCCAAGATAGGTATTTCAGTTGAGGATCTTGCAACACTTCCCTCCCTTGATGTGGCTGCAGGGCAGAAAATTGAGAGGTTGGCACTGAAAGTTGGCGagaatttattcaattttatgcaGTCATTTTGTGGAGTGGATGGCAGTAAGCTGGTGGTGCCTATGGATATATTGGATCGCTGGTTCAAGAAATTCCAAGAACGTGCAAAGCGAGATCCAGAATATTTGAAGGGCTTCGCTTTATAG